A region of the Exiguobacterium aurantiacum DSM 6208 genome:
ACCCCTTCCCGCTCGATCAACGGGATCAACACGGCAGCGGACTGCTCGTAGTTCTCTTCCATGGAAAAGCTGTTGCGAAGCTCTGCTTCATTGATTGACGAATATTTCATTCGTTTCACCTCACTGTTCTTCTTTTCTACACTTCCACCGTTGTCTCCTCGTTTAAACGTGGCCGATGACGGAAATATCAATATTAACGATAGGAGATGGTAGATGTGGACCAACAAGTTGACGTATTGATTGTCGGTGCCGGACCGACGGGGCTCACCCTCGCCCTGACGCTCGCCCGATACGGCATATCGTTTGAAATCATCGATCGCAAGACGACACCATCAAACAACTCACGCGCGATCGGGATTCAGCCACGGACGATTGAAGTCTTTTCCCGGCTTGACGTCGCTAAAGAAGTACTCGACCGGGCCCGGACGATTGAAAAAGGAAATTTATATTTTTCGGGGCAATGGACAGCCAAACTCGAGTTTTCTCGTCTCGTCACCCCGTACCCGTTCGTGACGCTGCTCCGGCAAAACGAGACGGAAGCGATTCTCGAGCGCGCCCTCAACGCTCACGGACATGAAGTGAAACGCGGTGAATCGCTCATGTCCTTGACCCATTATCCGTCACGTGTCCTGGCCCACCTTGAATCGGATTCCTCGCGCACCCGGACGGTCGAAGCGAAATACGTCGTCGCGGCTGATGGGGCCAACAGTTCGATTCGACGCATGCTCGCCCTACCGTTCAGCGGTAAATCGTTCAAAGAGTCGTGGGTGCTCGCCGATATGAAGGCAAGATGGAACATCTCACGCGAAGAAGTGCATATCTTCTTCTCGGACCGCGGCGTACTAGAAGTATTCCCGCTGACCGACGATACGATTCGGATTACCGGTAACCTCGCCAACGACGAGGCGTTCAGCGAATCAAGATTGCGCGAACTCGTCGAGCAACGCAGTCACATGCCTGTCGACATCGATGAAGTCGAGTGGTTCTCGCTATTCCGCGTCCACAATCGGATGGTCGATGCGTTCATCCATAACCGCGTCATCTTAATGGGAGATGCCGCCCACATCAACTCACCGGTCGGTGGACAAGGCATGAACACGGGCATCGCCGACTCGTTCAATCTTGGCTGGAAGCTTTGGCTCCATCTCAAAGCCGGCGCCCCGTTCCGTGTCGTCGCGACATATCGTGATGAGCGTGAGCACGTCGCCAGGAATGTGCTTCAAACGACGAACGTGGCGACCGAGGTACTCCAGACGACGCTGCCGGTTTTATTACCGTTTCAAGCGCTCGGAGCCGACGTCTTCACCCGTGTCAATTTGATCAACCAAAAAATCACCGAGCGAATCGCTCAGCTCCACTTGTCCTACCCGTCTCATTCGCGTGTCCCGTTCCAACGTGTCGCCGAAGGAAAGATATTCCCGGAGATTGAAATGATTCGTACCGACGATGGCATGCGCCAAAAGATATCGGAAGTCGCTGACGGCCGCTTCCAAGTGCTCGTCCTCGACGACGGCGCCCGTGACTCGACCGAGCTTTATGATTATTTAAATACCCATCAAGCATACTTTCAAATTATTACGTTATCGAAGACGAGCCGTCCGTTCTTTGATCAAGGCAACGAACTCGCCAAATCGCTCTTCATGCGACGCGGTGTGCTCGTCATCCGTCCAGACGGCTATTTACTCCATAAGCAACGACATTTGCGGGTCGCCCCGTTCCGCGACACGATGCGTGAATGGTTGCCATACGCGTAGACGACAAAACGCCCGACTCTCATTTAGAGTCGAGCGTTTCTTTGTTGTAATACAAGATGCCTGGCGAGGAGAGCGTCAAATCATAGAACGCCTCGAACGCCTCGATGTCTTCAAGTTTTCGGAAGTCGATCTTGTTCGTCTCGCTGTTCGGGATGGCGACGATGATTCCTTCAGCGGTCGACCGGATCATCCCCGTCTGCCCGTTATGGATCCGGATGTAGAGCACATGCTCACTTTCAAGTAGTTTCACGGCCTCACGGCGTGATTGAATAGACGTTTTCACAGTCATCCTCCTCTTCCTTTTGAGTATAACGGGCGAAGTCGGTTGCTTTCAACTGTCCACATCGATAAAATTATGTAAAGAAGGGGTGGAACGATGTGGATATTGTATGGAATGATTTAAAAACGGTGATGATCCTTGCGCTCGGTGCGCTATTCGTCATCCTCGTGACGATTCGAACGATTCGAAACGTCCGCTGGGTTCGTTTTGGCGAAGCGTTCGGTAAACAAGGCGAGTCGCTGCTTGAAGATTATGCGTATTTGATTGAGAAAGGCATTGAATGCCGGGTCGAGCAAGGATTGCCGACCGGACGACTGTTTCGTCCGCTCGCAAAAAACTTAGATGACCGTGTCGCCCTGTTTGTCCATCGTAAAGATGAGGCCGCGGCCAGAGAACTATTAAAATAAGAAAAGGTGCCGTGTGGCACCTTTTCAGGCTGTTGACGAACCCATTCGCTTCTGGCGAATGGGTTCGTCTTTTTTTTGTGTTCAACGAGCTCGAGGCGCTCTGCCCGACATAAAATTGAAAAAATGCTATGTAGACGGTCGTTTTCGGCCAACAGGTTGGCCAGCTTCTTCATGTTTTGTGCGGTCGCTGCCACCAGATTGGCGCGGTCCACCGCCTCTTTCCCCCGGTAGAACGTGAAGCGGAGACCGTGGAGCTCCTTCCCGTCGGCGAACGAGCGCTCCACCGTCTGTGGCCGGAGACGGTAGAGGTGCTTGCCCGATGCGGACAGACGGTTCTCACTCACCGCTTCGCGGTAGGACTCATCGATGTGGCGGTTGATGACGCGCCGATGCGATCGGCTTGACGTGCACTTCTCGAGGAGCGGGCAGTTCTGACAGATGGCAGGATCGGACGCGTACTGGTGATAGCCGTGACGGTCGGTCGTCTTATAGGTGAGGTGCTGTTTCGCCGGACACAGATAGGCGTCCACGTCCGGCAGGTAGGTGAACCGCGTCTTTCGAATCATCCCCTTCTTCCCACCGAACCGCCGCCAGGCGATGACGCCGAAAACGCCGCGCTCGACGAGTGCCTTCGCGATCTCGGTCGTGTAGTAACCGGCATCGAGCGCGACCGCCTCGAGCGGATAGGCGAAACGGTTGAGGATATAGTCGAGACGGTCAAGATAGACGGTGCTGTCCGACACGTTCCCGGGCGTGACATGCACATCGACGATGAGGTTGTGCTTGGCGTCGACCGTCCGGTGCACCAGCCAGAAAAAGCCTTCCGGCTTCTGGTCACGGTACATATAGCCCGCGTCAGGGTCGGTCCGGCTCACCTTGACGAGTCGACGCTTCCTCTTCTGTCGCGCGGGCTTCAGTGCTTTTTTCCTCGTTTGGCCCGTTCCTCGTTCACCCGGCCGAGAAGCTCTTCCTCGACATCGCCGACGACCTGCTCGACCTCGACCTTGTCGAACTTCTTCTTGTTCGCGTTGGCTCGGATGTGGGTCGAGTCGGTGATCAGGATGCGCCCTGAAATGAAGCCGTGGGCTTCGGCCTGGCCCACGATGTCCTCAAAGATTTGTCGAAAGACGTCCGTGCCGGCGAACCGGCGTCGATAGGCCTGGCTGATCGTCGAATGGTCGGGAATTTTCTCGTCCATCCCGAGCCCGAGGAACCAACGGTACGCGAGGTTCGTCTCGATTTCCTTGATGGTCTGTCGCACGGAACGGATGTTGAACAGCGGGCCGAGCAGGATGATCTTGATGAGGATCTCGGGGTCGATGCCGGGCTGTCCGGTGTTTGAATACAGCGGCGCGCATAGCCGGTGGACGATGGAGAAGTCGATGTGGCGGTCGAGTTTGCGGACGAGGTGGTCTTTCGGGACCAGTTGGTCCAGCGAGGCGTCGGTGCGGATTGGTTCATGGCGTTTGGCGATATGGGCTCGGTACATGATGATTCCCCTTCCTGTTCGGAGGCGGTGACGATCCATACATACCAGTTCCCGCTTCTCGAGATTTTAGCCCGCATCGGGGGCTTTTTCTATCGGCCGTCGAGGCCTCAGAAAAAGACGAGAGGCCACCCAGGGGCGGCCTCTCGCGGCGCTCATCCGACGGCGCCGGAGACTCCTGAGGGATCAGCGAGCGGAGGGAGACCCAACAGCGACAACGTCGCGATGCGGCTCCCTGCTCGCCCCTAGGAAAGCGGA
Encoded here:
- a CDS encoding FAD-dependent monooxygenase — encoded protein: MVDVDQQVDVLIVGAGPTGLTLALTLARYGISFEIIDRKTTPSNNSRAIGIQPRTIEVFSRLDVAKEVLDRARTIEKGNLYFSGQWTAKLEFSRLVTPYPFVTLLRQNETEAILERALNAHGHEVKRGESLMSLTHYPSRVLAHLESDSSRTRTVEAKYVVAADGANSSIRRMLALPFSGKSFKESWVLADMKARWNISREEVHIFFSDRGVLEVFPLTDDTIRITGNLANDEAFSESRLRELVEQRSHMPVDIDEVEWFSLFRVHNRMVDAFIHNRVILMGDAAHINSPVGGQGMNTGIADSFNLGWKLWLHLKAGAPFRVVATYRDEREHVARNVLQTTNVATEVLQTTLPVLLPFQALGADVFTRVNLINQKITERIAQLHLSYPSHSRVPFQRVAEGKIFPEIEMIRTDDGMRQKISEVADGRFQVLVLDDGARDSTELYDYLNTHQAYFQIITLSKTSRPFFDQGNELAKSLFMRRGVLVIRPDGYLLHKQRHLRVAPFRDTMREWLPYA